The Streptomyces sp. Mut1 genome window below encodes:
- the ngcE gene encoding N-acetylglucosamine/diacetylchitobiose ABC transporter substrate-binding protein produces MGSTSAHKNEGLGRRDVIKRSAALGLITVPTMSFLSACASGDSGSDETVKKGKTSAKNPLGVNETAALDVVIFDGGFGEQYAIDAEKKYTAAFPKAKVKHTATQKIQSQLQPRFNGGTPPDLIDNSGAEQMDMGVLVGKKQLLDLTPLMDAPSIDDPSKKVRDTLRPGVLEMGQFEGDPVWIMYYAYTVYGVWYSQTGLEKLDAEYPENWDDMLALCAKAKKQGIAGWTYAGKYPYYLPFSLYPFIAKIGGREVLDKIDNLEPNAWKDPAVKAAFEAYYELYKKGYILQGTPGLTHIQSQTEWTKGKALFIPNGSWVENEAAPTTPKDFKMMVAAPSGLDSSDKMPFGTIWASGGEPFVVPAKAKNPQGGMEQLRIMLSEESSKNFTQQVKSLSAFNGGTDGLTLSTAMQAGVDALKKAGDNVVNPRLQDWYVKLQKEQIGTAGLGEMMAGRLTPTEAIKKIQGFADAAAKDQSIKHYKHQ; encoded by the coding sequence ATGGGATCCACCTCCGCCCACAAGAATGAGGGCCTTGGCCGTCGCGATGTGATCAAGCGTTCTGCGGCACTCGGTCTGATCACCGTCCCGACGATGAGCTTCCTGTCCGCCTGCGCGAGCGGCGACAGCGGCAGCGACGAAACGGTCAAGAAGGGCAAGACCAGCGCGAAGAACCCGCTGGGCGTCAACGAGACGGCCGCCCTCGACGTGGTCATCTTCGACGGCGGCTTCGGCGAGCAGTACGCGATCGACGCCGAGAAGAAGTACACCGCGGCCTTCCCGAAGGCCAAGGTCAAGCACACCGCGACGCAGAAGATCCAGTCGCAGCTCCAGCCGCGCTTCAACGGCGGCACCCCGCCGGACCTGATCGACAACTCCGGCGCCGAGCAGATGGACATGGGTGTCCTCGTCGGCAAGAAGCAGCTGCTCGACCTCACCCCGCTGATGGACGCCCCGTCCATCGACGACCCGAGCAAGAAGGTCCGCGACACCCTGCGTCCGGGCGTCCTGGAGATGGGTCAGTTCGAGGGCGACCCGGTCTGGATCATGTACTACGCGTACACCGTGTACGGCGTGTGGTACTCGCAGACCGGGCTGGAGAAGCTCGACGCGGAGTACCCGGAGAACTGGGACGACATGCTCGCCCTCTGCGCGAAGGCGAAGAAGCAGGGCATCGCGGGCTGGACGTACGCCGGTAAGTACCCGTACTACCTGCCGTTCTCGCTCTACCCGTTCATCGCCAAGATCGGCGGCCGGGAGGTTCTCGACAAGATCGACAACCTGGAGCCGAACGCGTGGAAGGACCCCGCCGTCAAGGCGGCGTTCGAGGCGTACTACGAGCTGTACAAGAAGGGGTACATCCTCCAGGGCACCCCCGGTCTGACCCACATCCAGTCGCAGACCGAGTGGACGAAGGGCAAGGCGCTCTTCATCCCCAACGGTTCGTGGGTGGAGAACGAGGCGGCGCCGACCACGCCCAAGGACTTCAAGATGATGGTCGCGGCCCCCTCCGGCCTGGACTCGTCCGACAAGATGCCCTTCGGCACCATCTGGGCGTCCGGCGGCGAGCCCTTCGTCGTCCCGGCCAAGGCGAAGAACCCGCAGGGCGGCATGGAGCAGCTGCGCATCATGCTCTCCGAGGAGTCCTCGAAGAACTTCACCCAGCAGGTCAAGTCCCTGAGCGCCTTCAACGGCGGCACCGACGGGCTGACCCTCTCCACGGCCATGCAGGCCGGTGTCGACGCGCTGAAGAAGGCCGGCGACAACGTGGTGAACCCGCGCCTGCAGGACTGGTACGTCAAGCTCCAGAAGGAGCAGATCGGCACCGCCGGTCTCGGCGAGATGATGGCCGGGCGCCTGACACCCACCGAGGCCATCAAGAAGATCCAGGGCTTCGCGGACGCGGCGGCCAAGGACCAGTCCATCAAGCACTACAAGCACCAGTGA
- a CDS encoding carbohydrate ABC transporter permease: MQHGRYRFIVGFLVAPLALYAVFVIWPFIQAIYYSFTDWTGLSPDFKMVGFGNYTRMLKDDIFWKSLQHSVILVLVLPLVTLSLALFFAFMLNVGGRRRKNAAVSGVRGSGFYKIAYFFPQVLSIVIVALLFQFAYNPRSGMLNSALKGIGLGSVQPDWLGDPSLALICVMVVLVWSTVGFFVVLFSAGMASIPKDFYEAALLDGASRVTTFFKITVPLLWDTIQSGWVYMGILALGVEAFTAVQVMTVGPGGPDYSTSILPLYVYQTAFRDGQAGYATTIGVGLLIVTMAFAAVVMRLGRRERLEF; the protein is encoded by the coding sequence ATGCAGCACGGCAGGTACCGGTTCATTGTGGGGTTCCTGGTAGCCCCCTTGGCCTTGTACGCGGTCTTCGTCATCTGGCCGTTCATCCAGGCCATCTACTATTCCTTCACGGACTGGACCGGTCTGAGCCCGGACTTCAAGATGGTCGGCTTCGGCAACTACACCAGGATGCTGAAGGACGACATTTTCTGGAAGTCCCTCCAGCACAGCGTGATCCTGGTGCTGGTGCTGCCGCTGGTGACGTTGAGCCTCGCGCTCTTCTTCGCCTTCATGCTGAACGTCGGGGGCCGTCGGCGCAAAAACGCCGCGGTCTCCGGCGTGCGGGGCTCGGGCTTCTACAAGATCGCGTATTTCTTCCCGCAGGTCCTCTCGATCGTCATCGTCGCCCTGCTGTTCCAGTTCGCTTACAACCCGCGTTCGGGAATGCTGAATTCGGCGCTGAAGGGCATCGGCCTCGGTTCCGTGCAGCCGGACTGGCTGGGCGACCCGAGCCTGGCCCTGATCTGCGTCATGGTGGTGCTGGTCTGGTCGACGGTCGGCTTCTTCGTCGTCCTCTTCTCGGCCGGAATGGCGTCCATTCCCAAGGACTTCTACGAGGCGGCACTCCTGGACGGGGCCAGCCGGGTCACGACGTTCTTCAAGATCACCGTGCCGCTGCTCTGGGACACCATCCAGTCGGGCTGGGTCTACATGGGCATCCTGGCCCTCGGCGTCGAGGCGTTCACGGCCGTCCAGGTCATGACGGTCGGCCCCGGCGGCCCCGACTACTCGACCTCGATCCTGCCGCTGTACGTCTACCAGACCGCCTTCCGCGACGGTCAGGCCGGCTACGCGACGACCATCGGTGTCGGACTGCTTATCGTCACCATGGCGTTCGCCGCCGTCGTGATGCGGCTGGGCCGGCGCGAGCGGCTGGAGTTCTGA
- a CDS encoding carbohydrate ABC transporter permease has protein sequence MKATETPPVVTVKEPAPVSEAPAPGGKEKGSEGKTLNVFSHGVLIIWAILVVLPLLWAIMSSFKSDDSILSTPWALPDKLHFDNWSRAWSQAHMSDYFFNTIIVVGGSLIGTLLLGSMAAYVLARFDFPGNRFIYYLFIGGMSFPIILALVPLFFVMNNMGLLNTRHGLIMVYIAYSLPFTVFFLTSFFRTLPGSVAEAAMIDGASHTRTFFQVMLPMAKPGLISVGIFNFLGQWNQYMLPTVLNTDPKYRVLSQGLVELANSQGYKGDWSGLFAGLVMAMLPVLAAYIIFQRQVVAGLTAGAVK, from the coding sequence GTGAAGGCCACTGAAACCCCTCCCGTGGTCACGGTGAAGGAACCGGCCCCCGTGTCCGAGGCGCCCGCCCCGGGCGGCAAGGAGAAGGGCAGCGAGGGCAAGACCCTCAACGTCTTCTCCCACGGTGTGCTGATCATCTGGGCGATCCTGGTGGTCCTGCCGCTGCTCTGGGCGATCATGTCCTCGTTCAAGAGCGACGACTCGATCCTGTCGACCCCCTGGGCGCTGCCGGACAAGCTCCACTTCGACAACTGGTCGCGCGCCTGGAGCCAGGCGCACATGAGCGACTACTTCTTCAACACCATCATCGTGGTGGGCGGTTCGCTCATCGGCACCCTGCTGCTCGGCTCGATGGCGGCCTACGTGCTGGCCCGGTTCGACTTCCCGGGCAACCGCTTCATCTACTACCTGTTCATCGGCGGGATGAGCTTCCCGATCATCCTGGCGCTGGTCCCGCTGTTCTTCGTGATGAACAACATGGGCCTGCTGAACACGCGCCACGGACTGATCATGGTCTACATCGCGTACTCACTGCCCTTCACCGTCTTCTTCCTCACCTCCTTCTTCCGAACGCTACCGGGATCGGTGGCGGAGGCGGCGATGATCGACGGGGCCTCGCACACCCGGACGTTCTTCCAGGTGATGCTGCCGATGGCCAAGCCCGGCCTGATCAGCGTCGGCATCTTCAACTTCCTCGGCCAGTGGAACCAGTACATGCTGCCGACGGTGCTGAACACCGACCCGAAGTACCGGGTGCTCTCGCAAGGTCTGGTCGAACTGGCCAACAGCCAGGGCTACAAGGGCGACTGGTCCGGACTCTTCGCCGGACTGGTGATGGCGATGCTGCCGGTCCTCGCGGCCTACATCATCTTCCAGCGCCAGGTCGTGGCCGGGCTGACCGCGGGCGCGGTGAAGTAG
- a CDS encoding ROK family transcriptional regulator: METPGSQTSLHRANLERVVRAVRMAGSLTQAEIARSTGLSAATVSNIVRELKDGGTVEVTPTSAGGRRARSVSLSGDAGIVIGVDFGHTHLRVAVGNLAHQVLAEESEPLDVDASSAEGFGRAEQLVNRLIETTGISPGKVIGVGLGVPGPIDVESGTLGSTSILPGWTGINPSDELAARLGVPVYVDNDANLGALGELVWGSGRGVRDLAYIKVASGVGAGLVIDSHIYRGPGGTAGEIGHITLDESGPVCRCGNRGCLETFTAARYVLPLLRPSHGPDLTMERVVQLAREGDPGCRRVIGDVGRHIGSGVANLCNLLNPSRVVLGGSLAEAGELVLGPIRDSVSRYAIPSAARQLSVLPGALGGRAEVLGALALVLSEMGDSTLLESNLPAATPAFT; this comes from the coding sequence ATGGAGACTCCGGGGTCGCAGACGTCTCTGCATCGCGCCAACCTTGAGCGGGTCGTGCGCGCCGTACGTATGGCGGGTTCGCTCACCCAGGCGGAGATCGCCAGGAGCACGGGCCTGTCCGCGGCCACCGTCTCCAATATCGTTCGTGAACTGAAGGACGGCGGCACGGTCGAGGTGACCCCCACCTCGGCGGGCGGCCGCCGGGCCCGCAGCGTCTCGCTCAGCGGCGACGCCGGCATCGTGATCGGCGTCGACTTCGGCCACACCCACCTGCGCGTCGCCGTCGGCAACCTGGCCCACCAGGTGCTCGCCGAGGAGTCCGAGCCGCTGGACGTCGACGCCTCGTCGGCCGAGGGCTTCGGACGGGCGGAACAGCTGGTCAACCGCCTGATCGAGACCACCGGGATCAGTCCCGGCAAGGTCATCGGGGTGGGGCTCGGTGTTCCCGGCCCGATCGACGTCGAGTCCGGCACGCTGGGCTCCACGTCGATCCTGCCGGGCTGGACAGGCATCAACCCCAGCGACGAGCTCGCCGCCCGTCTCGGCGTGCCGGTCTACGTGGACAACGACGCCAACCTCGGGGCGCTCGGCGAGCTGGTGTGGGGGAGCGGCCGGGGGGTCAGGGACCTCGCGTACATCAAGGTCGCCAGCGGTGTCGGCGCCGGTCTGGTGATCGACTCGCACATCTACCGGGGCCCCGGCGGAACGGCCGGCGAGATCGGCCACATCACCCTCGACGAATCGGGCCCGGTCTGCCGCTGCGGCAACCGCGGCTGCCTGGAGACCTTCACGGCCGCGCGCTACGTGCTGCCCCTGCTCCGGCCCAGCCACGGCCCCGATCTCACCATGGAGCGGGTGGTCCAGCTGGCCCGTGAGGGCGATCCGGGCTGCCGGCGGGTGATCGGCGACGTCGGGCGGCACATCGGCAGCGGCGTCGCCAACCTCTGCAACCTGCTCAACCCGAGCCGCGTGGTGCTCGGCGGCTCGCTCGCGGAGGCCGGGGAGCTGGTCCTCGGGCCCATCCGCGACTCCGTGTCCCGCTACGCCATCCCCAGCGCCGCACGGCAGCTGTCGGTGCTTCCTGGGGCCCTGGGAGGCCGGGCGGAGGTGCTGGGGGCCCTGGCACTCGTCCTGAGCGAGATGGGGGATTCAACACTTTTGGAGAGCAACCTGCCTGCGGCCACACCTGCCTTCACTTAG
- a CDS encoding sugar ABC transporter substrate-binding protein, with translation MNAMTRRIVIGTAAVSMAVSLAACGKAGDDKKDSADSGSKTKIGLLLPENKTARYETLDKPLFIEAVEKNCPDCEVVYNNAASDVGQQKQQFEQQIADGIKVIAISSVDAEKSAAWVADAHKKGVKVVAYDRAIVGADAYVSHDNEKIGKLQGQALIDALGSKASGANVVMINGDEKDPNAGLFKKGAHTSLDGKVKIAYEASGEWDPKIAGEKMTAAISSVGKGKIDAVYSANDGMAGGIITSLGNAGIKDIPVGGQDAELPGIQRIIAGTQTFTIYKSPKQLAPAAAQFAVNLLQGKDIGAEGETDGVPSTLLEPTVVNKDNIESTVIKDGIYEVSKVCVKDIAAKCTALGIK, from the coding sequence ATGAACGCAATGACGCGACGCATCGTCATCGGCACGGCCGCAGTTTCGATGGCCGTCTCCCTCGCCGCCTGCGGCAAGGCCGGCGACGACAAGAAGGACTCGGCGGACTCGGGCAGCAAGACCAAGATCGGTCTGCTCCTCCCGGAGAACAAGACCGCCCGCTACGAGACGCTGGACAAGCCGCTGTTCATCGAAGCGGTCGAGAAGAACTGCCCGGACTGCGAGGTCGTCTACAACAACGCGGCCAGCGACGTCGGCCAGCAGAAGCAGCAGTTCGAGCAGCAGATCGCCGACGGCATCAAGGTCATCGCGATCTCCTCGGTCGACGCCGAGAAGTCCGCCGCGTGGGTCGCCGACGCGCACAAGAAGGGCGTCAAGGTCGTCGCGTACGACCGCGCCATCGTCGGTGCCGACGCCTACGTCAGCCACGACAACGAGAAGATCGGCAAGCTCCAGGGCCAGGCCCTCATCGACGCCCTCGGCTCCAAGGCGTCCGGCGCCAACGTCGTCATGATCAACGGTGACGAGAAGGACCCGAACGCCGGCCTGTTCAAGAAGGGCGCCCACACGTCCCTCGACGGCAAGGTCAAGATCGCCTACGAGGCGTCCGGCGAGTGGGACCCGAAGATCGCCGGCGAGAAGATGACCGCGGCCATCTCCTCGGTGGGCAAGGGCAAGATCGACGCGGTCTACTCCGCCAACGACGGCATGGCGGGCGGCATCATCACGTCCCTGGGCAACGCCGGCATCAAGGACATCCCGGTGGGTGGCCAGGACGCCGAGCTCCCCGGTATCCAGCGGATCATCGCCGGTACGCAGACCTTCACGATCTACAAGTCGCCGAAGCAGCTCGCCCCGGCGGCCGCCCAGTTCGCCGTCAACCTGCTCCAGGGCAAGGACATCGGCGCCGAGGGCGAGACGGACGGCGTCCCCTCCACGCTGCTCGAGCCGACCGTGGTGAACAAGGACAACATCGAGTCCACCGTGATCAAGGACGGCATCTACGAGGTCTCCAAGGTCTGCGTGAAGGACATCGCCGCCAAGTGCACCGCGCTGGGCATCAAGTAG
- a CDS encoding ATP-binding cassette domain-containing protein: protein MVHVSQTPVLALRGVFKRFGAVQVLSGVDLEVHAREVVALVGDNGAGKSTLVKTIAGVHPIDDGVIEWEGAKVDISRPHDAQNLGVATVYQDLALCDNLDVVANLFLGREIKKGGVLDEVAMEKRAQDLLSTLSIRIPSVRIPVAALSGGQRQVVAIARALVGNPKIVILDEPTAALGVEQTAQVLDLVERLREQNLGVILISHNMADVKAVADKVAVLRLGHNNGIFPVATTSHEEIIAAITGATDNAVTRRKSRSAEASK from the coding sequence ATGGTTCACGTGTCACAGACGCCCGTGCTGGCGTTGCGTGGGGTCTTCAAGCGATTCGGAGCGGTCCAGGTCCTCTCCGGTGTCGATCTCGAAGTCCACGCCAGAGAAGTGGTCGCCCTGGTCGGCGACAACGGTGCAGGAAAATCCACGCTGGTCAAGACGATCGCCGGCGTGCACCCCATCGATGACGGCGTCATCGAGTGGGAGGGCGCGAAGGTGGACATCAGCCGTCCGCACGACGCCCAGAACCTCGGCGTCGCCACCGTCTACCAGGACCTCGCGCTCTGCGACAACCTGGACGTCGTCGCCAACCTCTTCCTCGGGCGCGAGATCAAGAAGGGCGGCGTCCTCGACGAGGTCGCCATGGAGAAGCGGGCGCAGGACCTCCTGTCCACGCTCTCCATCCGTATCCCCAGCGTCCGCATCCCGGTCGCCGCGCTCTCCGGCGGCCAGCGCCAGGTCGTGGCCATCGCCCGTGCCCTGGTCGGCAACCCCAAGATCGTGATCCTGGACGAGCCCACCGCGGCCCTCGGCGTCGAGCAGACCGCACAGGTCCTCGACCTGGTGGAGCGGCTGCGCGAGCAGAACCTCGGCGTCATCCTCATCAGCCACAACATGGCCGATGTGAAGGCCGTCGCCGACAAGGTCGCCGTGCTGCGACTCGGCCACAACAACGGCATCTTCCCGGTGGCGACGACCAGCCACGAAGAAATCATCGCCGCGATCACGGGCGCCACCGACAACGCCGTGACCCGCCGCAAGTCCCGCAGCGCGGAGGCATCCAAGTGA
- a CDS encoding sugar ABC transporter permease codes for MSNVNETPAKVPAQADATTEAPAAAPDAVRVVDPRLLIREQGFKGYWTEFKRKVRSGEIGSLPVVVGLIIIGIVFQLETGNFLTSYNLDQITLYAAGPGIMAVGIVFVLLLGEIDLAVGSVAGLAGAVWAVVGTDIPDSLAIVVGILSGTVIGAFHGIVFAKIGVPAFVVTLAGFLGWAGMQTWVMGDKSTITTPLGSFVRDLTSYYFEDIAAAYGLAVVVIVAFYLAQLRDARRRKAAELPHRPQSEIILRTVLLAVMCLLAAYAFNQEQGLPLSLVIFLGILVVTDFILRRTTYGRQVFAVGGGVEAARRAGINVSWIRISVFMISGTLGAVGGLFLASATGGADRSLGGGNQLMMCIAAAVIGGTSLFGGRGKVWSALLGILVIQSIVQGLNQMNLSSNAIQYMITGGVLLIAVIIDSVSRKTQKTAGRA; via the coding sequence GTGAGCAACGTCAACGAGACTCCGGCCAAGGTCCCGGCCCAGGCGGACGCCACCACCGAGGCTCCCGCGGCAGCGCCCGACGCGGTCAGGGTCGTCGACCCCCGCCTGCTCATCCGTGAGCAGGGCTTCAAGGGCTACTGGACCGAGTTCAAGCGCAAAGTGCGCTCGGGCGAGATCGGCTCGCTGCCCGTCGTGGTGGGCCTGATCATCATCGGGATCGTCTTCCAGCTGGAGACCGGCAACTTCCTCACCTCGTACAACCTCGACCAGATCACGCTGTACGCGGCGGGCCCCGGCATCATGGCCGTGGGCATCGTCTTCGTACTGCTGCTCGGTGAGATCGACCTCGCGGTCGGTTCCGTCGCGGGTCTCGCGGGTGCGGTGTGGGCCGTGGTCGGCACGGACATACCCGACTCCCTCGCCATCGTGGTGGGCATCCTGTCCGGCACGGTCATCGGCGCCTTCCACGGCATCGTCTTCGCCAAGATCGGCGTGCCCGCGTTCGTCGTGACCCTGGCGGGCTTCCTGGGCTGGGCCGGCATGCAGACCTGGGTGATGGGCGACAAGTCCACCATCACCACCCCGCTCGGCAGCTTCGTCCGCGATCTGACCAGCTACTACTTCGAGGACATCGCCGCCGCCTACGGCCTCGCCGTGGTCGTCATCGTCGCCTTCTACCTCGCGCAGCTGCGCGACGCGAGGCGCCGCAAGGCCGCGGAGCTGCCGCACCGCCCGCAGAGCGAGATCATCCTGCGCACCGTGCTGCTCGCCGTCATGTGCCTGCTCGCCGCGTACGCGTTCAACCAGGAGCAGGGCCTCCCGCTCTCCCTGGTGATCTTCCTCGGGATCCTGGTCGTCACCGACTTCATCCTGCGCCGCACCACCTACGGCCGTCAGGTCTTCGCGGTCGGCGGTGGCGTCGAGGCGGCGCGCCGGGCCGGCATCAACGTGTCCTGGATCCGCATCTCGGTGTTCATGATCTCCGGCACGCTCGGTGCGGTCGGCGGTCTCTTCCTGGCCTCCGCGACCGGCGGCGCCGACCGCTCGCTCGGTGGCGGCAACCAGCTCATGATGTGCATCGCCGCGGCCGTCATCGGCGGTACGTCCCTGTTCGGCGGACGCGGCAAGGTCTGGTCCGCGCTGCTGGGCATCCTGGTCATCCAGTCGATCGTCCAGGGCCTCAACCAGATGAACCTGTCGTCGAACGCGATCCAGTACATGATCACCGGCGGAGTGCTCCTCATCGCCGTGATCATCGACTCGGTCTCGCGCAAGACCCAGAAGACCGCGGGCCGCGCCTGA
- the dxs gene encoding 1-deoxy-D-xylulose-5-phosphate synthase, producing MLTRIGGPRDLDRLTSEQLEQLAEEIRTFLVDAVSKTGGHLGPNLGVVELTIALHRVFDSPKDKVLFDTGHQSYVHKLLTGRQDFTRLKSKGGLSGYPSRAESEHDVIENSHASTVLGWADGLAKANEVRGKDDHVVAVIGDGALTGGMAWEALNNIAAAKDRPLVIVVNDNERSYAPTIGGLANHLATLRTTDGYERFLARGKDLLERTPVVGKPLYETLHGAKKGLKDFIAPQGMFEDLGLKYVGPIDGHDIEALESALQRAKRFGGPVIVHCLTEKGRGYTPALLDEADRFHAVGKIHPDTGLPVATSGLDWTSVFGEEMVKLGHEREDIVAITAAMLQPVGLTKFEKEFPDRIYDVGIAEQHGAVSAAGLATGGLHPVFAVYATFLNRAFDQVLMDVALHKCGVTFVLDRAGITGTDGASHNGMWDMSILQCVPSLRIAAPRDADQVRAQLREAVEVDDAPTVVRFSKGAVGPSVKAVGTAGGMDVLRESGAARPDVLLVSIGALAPMCLEIAGLLDAQGISTTVVDPRWVKPVDEAMAPLAAQHRVVVTVEDNSRAGGVGSAVAQALRDADVDVPLRDFGIPPVFLDHASRKEVMAEIGLTAPDIARQVTGLVAKLDGRYETDAESRTVAEPVRD from the coding sequence CTGCTGACCCGCATCGGCGGACCGCGTGACCTTGACCGGCTCACTTCCGAGCAGCTGGAGCAGCTCGCCGAAGAGATCCGGACCTTCCTCGTCGACGCCGTCTCCAAGACCGGCGGCCACCTCGGACCCAACCTCGGCGTGGTCGAACTGACCATCGCCCTGCACCGGGTCTTCGACTCGCCGAAGGACAAGGTCCTCTTCGACACCGGCCACCAGAGCTATGTGCACAAGCTCCTCACCGGCCGCCAGGACTTCACCAGGCTCAAGAGCAAGGGCGGCCTCTCCGGCTACCCCTCGCGCGCCGAGTCCGAGCACGACGTCATCGAGAACTCGCACGCCTCCACCGTCCTCGGCTGGGCCGACGGCCTCGCCAAGGCCAACGAGGTACGCGGCAAGGACGACCACGTCGTCGCGGTCATCGGTGACGGAGCCCTCACCGGAGGCATGGCCTGGGAGGCGCTGAACAACATCGCCGCCGCCAAGGACCGCCCCCTCGTCATCGTCGTCAACGACAACGAACGCTCCTACGCGCCCACCATCGGCGGCCTCGCCAACCACCTGGCGACCCTGCGCACCACCGACGGCTACGAGCGCTTCCTCGCCCGCGGCAAGGACCTCCTGGAGCGCACCCCCGTCGTCGGCAAGCCGCTGTACGAGACGCTGCACGGCGCGAAGAAGGGCCTCAAGGACTTCATCGCCCCGCAGGGCATGTTCGAGGACCTCGGCCTGAAGTACGTCGGCCCGATCGACGGCCACGACATCGAGGCCCTGGAGTCCGCGCTCCAGCGGGCCAAGCGCTTCGGCGGCCCCGTCATCGTGCACTGCCTCACCGAGAAGGGCCGCGGCTACACCCCCGCCCTGCTCGACGAGGCCGACCGCTTCCACGCCGTCGGCAAGATCCACCCCGACACCGGGCTGCCCGTCGCCACCTCCGGGCTCGACTGGACCTCTGTGTTCGGCGAGGAGATGGTCAAGCTCGGCCACGAGCGCGAGGACATCGTCGCGATCACCGCGGCCATGCTCCAGCCGGTCGGCCTGACCAAGTTCGAGAAGGAGTTCCCGGACCGGATCTACGACGTCGGTATCGCCGAGCAGCACGGCGCGGTCTCCGCGGCGGGCCTGGCCACCGGCGGCCTGCACCCCGTCTTCGCGGTGTACGCCACCTTCCTCAACCGGGCCTTCGACCAGGTCCTGATGGACGTCGCCCTGCACAAGTGCGGGGTCACCTTCGTCCTGGACCGGGCCGGGATCACCGGCACCGACGGCGCCTCCCACAACGGCATGTGGGACATGTCGATCCTCCAGTGCGTGCCCTCGCTCCGGATCGCCGCCCCCCGCGACGCCGACCAGGTCCGCGCCCAGCTGCGCGAGGCCGTCGAGGTGGACGACGCCCCGACCGTCGTCCGCTTCTCCAAGGGCGCGGTCGGCCCCTCGGTCAAGGCCGTCGGCACGGCAGGCGGCATGGACGTGCTCCGCGAGTCCGGCGCCGCCCGCCCGGACGTCCTGCTGGTCTCCATCGGCGCGCTCGCCCCGATGTGCCTGGAGATCGCCGGCCTGCTCGACGCCCAGGGCATCTCCACGACCGTCGTGGACCCGCGCTGGGTCAAGCCGGTGGACGAGGCCATGGCCCCGCTCGCCGCGCAGCACCGCGTCGTCGTCACCGTCGAGGACAACAGCAGGGCCGGCGGCGTCGGCTCAGCCGTCGCCCAGGCGCTGCGCGACGCGGACGTGGACGTGCCGCTGCGCGACTTCGGCATCCCGCCGGTCTTCCTCGACCACGCCTCCCGCAAGGAGGTCATGGCCGAGATCGGGCTGACCGCACCGGACATCGCCCGCCAGGTCACCGGTCTGGTCGCCAAGCTCGACGGCCGCTACGAGACGGACGCGGAGAGCCGCACGGTGGCGGAGCCCGTCCGGGACTGA